In Dermacentor variabilis isolate Ectoservices chromosome 11, ASM5094787v1, whole genome shotgun sequence, one genomic interval encodes:
- the LOC142563800 gene encoding glycerophosphodiester phosphodiesterase 1-like yields the protein MREAGCVGCPPLNVVGTVARAFGALFFACVFQQQLMASLYIAALFVALACYAIHRAALPRVDDALAAEVILGDQRGAGDADAPLPLVFAHRGGGHDAPENTLAAIREAKRNNASGIEFDLSFTHDSVAVLFHDETLERTTNGEGPLAAITFEALRRLDAAAKHPFAERFVDERVPTLEEGVEECLRLGLRLILDVKEYDHRAVTLVDELFRRRPELYRRALVASFYPQFIYALRRQNPGIVTALTWRQGFVAYDDIENLRPRFKSYTKHLLARVGDWLLDRALHGGLLSYLTGASAVLICKNVLSAEYVRSWRDQGMHLLAWTPNHPAEKDFLRKVLRVPIITDTLRHA from the coding sequence ATGCGCGAAGCCGGCTGCGTCGGTTGTCCGCCGCTGAACGTCGTCGGCACCGTGGCCCGCGCGTTCGGCGCGCTCTTCTTCGCCTGCGTCTTTCAGCAGCAGCTCATGGCTTCGCTCTACATCGCCGCGCTTTTCGTGGCCCTCGCTTGCTACGCCATCCACCGAGCAGCTCTACCGCGCGTCGACGACGCGCTCGCCGCCGAGGTGATTCTCGGAGATCAACGCGGCGCTGGCGACGCCGACGCCCCgctgccgctcgtgttcgcgcaCCGTGGCGGCGGCCACGACGCGCCCGAGAACACCCTGGCAGCCATCCGGGAGGCGAAGCGCAACAACGCCTCGGGAATCGAGTTCGACCTCTCCTTCACGCATGACAGCGTCGCCGTTCTGTTCCACGACGAGACCCTCGAGCGCACCACGAACGGCGAGGGACCGCTCGCTGCCATAACCTTCGAAGCCCTGCGCCGACTCGACGCGGCCGCCAAGCACCCTTTCGCCGAGCGCTTCGTGGACGAGCGCGTGCCGACGCTCGAAGAAGGCGTCGAAGAGTGCCTCCGCCTCGGCCTGCGGCTCATCCTGGACGTGAAGGAGTACGATCACCGAGCCGTCACCCTCGTCGATGAGCTGTTTCGCAGGCGGCCCGAGCTCTATCGGCGGGCGCTCGTCGCCTCCTTCTACCCGCAGTTCATCTACGCGCTCCGGCGCCAGAACCCGGGCATCGTGACGGCGCTCACTTGGCGACAGGGGTTCGTGGCGTACGACGACATCGAGAACCTGCGTCCGCGCTTCAAGTCGTACACCAAGCACCTCCTGGCGCGAGTCGGCGACTGGCTGCTGGACCGGGCCCTTCACGGCGGCCTGCTGTCGTACCTGACCGGAGCCTCGGCCGTTCTCATCTGCAAGAACGTGCTGAGCGCCGAGTACGTTCGGTCGTGGCGCGACCAGGGTATGCACCTCCTCGCGTGGACGCCCAATCACCCGGCCGAGAAGGACTTTCTTCGCAAGGTTCTTCGGGTGCCCATCATCACCGACACTTTGCGCCACGCCTAG